The sequence attctaagcggaATCGCACTTTTATAGATGGAAATGAAGGCATCAGAAAGGAGTTggcgggatatatatatatatatatatatatatatatatatatatatatatatatatatatatatatatatatatatatatatatatatatatataataggcgCCGTGTAATTCTCGGCGTGTTAGTCTTAAGGAGGGAATACAATGATGTCTCGAGGTAAATAAGGAAAGGTGATGAATGAGTGAAGGAATGAATAGAGGAAAGGAAATAAGGAAGAGGCGATAAATACATGGTACTAAGAAATCACTGATGAATATATGGAAAGAAtctcaaagaaagaaaacagcacgCGCACTGACAATGAAACAGAAACTAAGTGGCAAAcaaaattatgaaaaaaatacagaaaagaatACGACCTTTCATGACGTGGTGgtagaaagagggaggggaggaaGAACAGTAAGGAATTCATTCCGCACCGACAAGCTGTGACTGTCAGGAGGCAATATCCCTGCACTTTTGTACCGGCGCGCATTCTTTTCAAGCTCGTTCCTTATAAAGTGGCGTCAAAGAATTTTTGGCGAAAATGAGATTCGAGATGCCGGGATTTCAGTTTCAACcatcgccgcagccgccgccgccgccctggGAGATGCGGTGAATTCGACGAGCAGTGCTGCATCGCATTCCAGTTGTATTCGATGTACCCTACTATTTTTAGTTGTCGCGATCTTTTCTTTCaaattttctttttcctgttgCGTTCCTGTCGACTTCAACGCTGCATTCCACTTACGACAGGTTTTTCGATGGAAACGTATTGCCGAACCGCTTCTCCCGGAAGCGTAAGTTGAATAGAACATATTGGCGCTGATCCCATATGGCGGGAAATCACCGCATGGAAGATATATGAgagaggaatagagagagagagagagagaaaagcttaGTGCTTCCGCGCACCGATATTTCCGACAGGAGTATTATAGAGGGTGAAAACAGTTTCACCGTTAGGAACGTCGGTGGCATTGCTTTTgcccgcggcggtcacattttcgatcgaAGTGAAGATGCTAGAGGTGTGTGAACTTAGATTTATCATCGCCATCATGATCATCCTGACCTCGCCCATTGCAGGGCAGTGGCTTCTCCCACGTTTAGCCAAACAACaacacggtcctgtgcttgctgcagtcacgttcttcatctcatctgcccacgtaattttctgcctcccggtCGCGCACATGCCTTCCTTTGGAATCCAGTCTGCTACTCTCAAAGACCAACGGGTATCTTGCCTTGCCCATTCCTTCTTGCTTCCGATTAAGATGTCCTCAACATCCGTGTGCTCCATGACCCATTCCGTCGCTTAATGTTACACCTACCAGTTTCCTTTCAATTACTACCTGCGTCGTCCTACATTTAAGTTCAATGCTCTCCGTATTATCACAGCTGTATCTTACCTGTAGTTacatttaggggcacgttaaggaacctcagGTGGCCGCAATCCCGGAGTTCTACACTAAGGCATGCCTCGTAATGATATCCTAGTTCTGGTGCGTAAATCCCAATAGTTATTATTAACGTTGCCTTTGCGGATAGAAGAGACGccgtttctgaagcgtattgcGAAGTTGCGGAAATTTGCACTGAAAGAAATATTTGGGACGCGTTGGTAAAAGTACTTAAAAATAAATTAACGCAGTATTGAGATCTTTACGCGATGTTGTACTGGCTGTATAAATCATTAAGCAAAATATAACGAACTTTACACTAGCCGTGTAAAGCTTACGAAACAGAGATATTGGTCGATATTACGGGCTTAACGTCGCCGTCTTGGCTGATGCAAGGTATTTCCTTCGCGTAGACAGAGTAGAGTCAAACCACGGCCTGTCACAGACCTTGCAAGACTGTCCAAACTCCAGTGCCAGAAACTCACTCGGAAACCCGGCTTTGGCACCTCCGGTAGAAGCGAGGCCCTTTGGTCGCTCGTACTCGGCTCGCGCCACGCCGGGCAAATATCGCATAGTCCGTTTTCTTGCCGCGTCCGCCTCTGTGGCTTGGTTGTTGCTAGGCAACGGTGCGGAGGCTTTTTTTCGGTCGGACGGACGTTTTACCTCgagctttaacagcgaagctgttaaaaaaTCGAGACAGCTACGCTGAAGTGGCGGGAAAACGGAGGAGCTGGTAGCCTTCCCATCCTCCTTACCCTTATATCACTCCTCCTCCCCTTTCACTTCATCTCTCACCACTTTTctacactatactatgcatggctatgctaggctttaccctctcccctcctctcttaCGTCCTCCTCACCACGAGGAGGAGGTCAGTGGTATTCGTATCCACGACCTTCCAATTCTTTCCCATCTATCGAAttggaaggttgtgggttcggatccaccgacggaaaggccaatttttcgtccactttacttcattTGAATATTGGTCATAATTGCTATGCTTCATTTAAAAGACAAAATTAATATCCCATATGCTTTCCGTGGCCGAATGCTCTGTTGGGTTCACTCGGATGTGTGTAAGAAACGAGCCCCCTAGAAATAATTTCCCTTCTGTcgttcagtctttttttttatgaggcGCTCAAGAATGCATGTCGGCACGCTGTACGCTTCTCGAATGCCGCAAAGAAGTCACGTTTACCCAATTTCATGCTTGCTCGCGCTCACGCTTGTTTCGCGCAACTCGtggagaagaagaggaggaggaaaagcGAGGAtggcttttctttcttcacgCTTAACCTGCTCCTCTGCATAGCCTGGCCCGGCTTCCGGAGTTTACTTAAAAACCAATTTGCGCCGCGCTTAAAATGGGACGTCAGTGCTGCGCAAGAACGAAACATAAGGATGAACAAATTAAGAAATAAGAGTATagaaaatagaaacaaaaaataaacaagagaAGGGCTCTCATTGCCCGTGACGGTGTCGTTCATTGTGtacatttaaatttttttttgatgCGAATGAAGTTTCGGAGAATCTGATGAAACGAAATGGCGCATGtacttcttcaaaaaaaaaagcataaagaaACCGTTTTTCTAATCTTTGTGCGAATGCTTTCGCTGAGACTACGTTTATCGCGGCGCtgttatgtgatttttttaatttcgaaagcGTGCCCTTAGGCATCATGCTACCCGACATTGATAGCTGAATACACGGACCTTTCCACTGTTCATGGTTGGGATTCATATATGAGGCACATTTGTATGCGTATTTACGACACTGTCGCGCTATGTGATTGACCTGGGCAACTGACGTCTTGTAACTCAGCTACAAGCGTTAACTAGTACTATACTTGAACCCTTATTACGCGTTGAATGAGAGCAGATGAGACAGGATTAGTGGTGAAGAGAACTGAAAGCCTCAATTTACAAGGGAATAATTTAAACTCTAAGATTTATGTCAGTAACGAAGGAAAGGTGCCAGCTTAAAAAGTGCTGGCAGCCTGGTTGGTCGATCAATATATCAAGATTTGAAGTTCAGTGCGGTGCATGCCTTCCTTATTTCGTGCCATTCTTTCACAcggtgtgcgctgccatatgCTATAAAAGGGGTGCTAGGCCCTCGGAGGAGTCATTTTGTCTTCCTTCGCCCAGCGCTCTTAATGAAACGTGGCGTGGGTTCTTAACAGTTTCCTGACAAGGGTTGAATAGCAGATCTTGACTCGAGAGCTTAAAGATGTTGCTGATATGTTGTTGACTTCAGATTTCTTAGTAAGGTTGGGTTGAGTTAGAGTAATGAAGCGCTGAGTTTCTTCACACGCAAAGacacagacacaaacacacacgacCCCGAAGACgtgcatacacacgcacacagacacatgtACACAAGCACACGACGGACACACAGACATACACGAGCAAACACACAATTACACagacacgcgcacaaacacagaCGCAAACACAAAGGCgcagacacacacaaacatatacaCAGAGGAAGACAGACATACAAACACACCAAGAAACACTCAAATACACATAACACAttcacacgcacagacacacacacagatacaAGAAGACACAAGATGAAACTCAAGCGTTCCCAAGCGCTAAACGATTACGCGGGTTTAACTTTAGGAACTGCTCCAGTCATAAGCAAACATACAAAAAACCAAAGCAGGCAGTAACTTTTCCCTTGGCGAAAAATTGCAGAGCAATTAACTCACGCAGACGGAAGCGCTGTGGCTGCACGCGCTTGCAAATGAGTATGCAAACTGCGCCGCCGACTTTGCCAAACGAGACCACAGCTCCCGTCGAGCGCTCGGCTTCGCTAATACAATTTCTCTCCGAGTGCGGTGCGCTGCGTAGGCGGTGCACAAACGTTTCGTTTTCGGCGCCACCATCGGGCGATTTGCGCACTAGTCCCAAAGGGGTGACGGCCATTCAGACGTTGGTACTGTTGAAAGAGTGGTGGACGCTTGTGCGTAGGCGAGATAATGCTTTGTGGAAATGTGTAGCGTTCGCTATgcaagactgaaagttgggctagttggtgatacataatgggcaaaaacagcGAGCAGAcgaacgggacgaagaaaaggtaACACAGAACACAGCGTTTGCTATGTCGTGGGTGCTTGGACGCGTTCATGGTGACGGGTCCCACTTGGTACCTACAGAAATATGGCCAAATCGGGAAGGTTTCTCTATTTCACTGTACACGAAGACTGCATGTTAAATAAATTACTCGGCTGAAAGCACAGCTCAAGATGGTGGCGCGCTAGCGGGGATGGTGCAACGTATTTTGAAAGGAGGGGCGGGAAAACAGCAGGGACGCCATATGATCAAATGCGAGCGTCTTTCCTGTCATCTCCTTTCCGTTTCTAATGTTTTCCGCTCATACGTTTACAATAAAAACACAGCGCTTGCGAAATCCGAATGGGCTAAATCATCGCATGCCTCAAGATCTGCCTGTATTTAGTATTAGCTAAGAGCAATTAACAGAGTTTCAGAATATCACAAGGTCTATAGATGAATGAAGGAAATTGTTCAGAGCTCGCTCATTTGTTTGtcacaaccttaatgagaaccagtagataacgaagccaaggaaggtataatagacgttaattgtgctgttttaagtgtattgtaataattgtaatatatatgtgaagaaagtaaagtagccGAAAgggcaacttgccgctggcagagaCCAAAcatgaaggtcgcaggttcgctacctgtcggtggcaagttgtcttttcgaccgctttactttcttcacatctatatccctATTGTTACAATACAGTTAGAACAGTACatttaacgtcccctatacccttCCTTGACTTCTTAGCTGCTAGTTTTCTTTAAGGTTGTGACAAATTCTAAAGGTTACATTAAGAGCAACGCTATATACACGAAAGCTAAGTTCCTATGCCTGTTTTTCGTCCGTTGGTAGGTATTCTTGTCTGATGTCGAAGGGACGAAATATTTTTATGCAAAAAATGTTTACTCGaattactcactcactcactcactcactcactcactcactcactcactcactcactcactcactcactcactcactcactcactcactcactcactcactcactcactcactcactcactcactcactcactcactcactcactcactcactcactcacatcactcactcactcactcactcactcactcactcactcactcactcactcactcactcactcactcactcactcactcactcactctgacTTGTACGCACACTCGCTCTCACTCACTGACTCTCTCACTAATTCACTAATTCATTCATTATTTCACTTACTCACTCTCTTTGTCTCCCTCTTTCTTGTGCAGACTacgaagaggaagacgacgacgagtgCCTGACGTGCAACGTGTGCGAGCGCTCCTTCCCCTCGGCTCGCCGTCTCTCTCGACACCAGCAGCGAAAGCGTCACTTCGGCTGCCCCGTTTGCGACGCCATCTTCCTTCCCCACTCGCCCTCGAGAACCACCGGGGAACCCTGGAGCACTGGTCGGAggacgatgacgatgaagacCCACAGGAGTCGCATTCGAGGTGACTAGAATGAAAATTGGAGGCGATACGAATCTTTCACTTAGGTGCCCGGTAGTGGCATTCGCACTTCGGCGTTCGtgtccactgacgtatttcttgGATTAACTTCGCATTTagtcgcactgccgaagctgatctcagaagccacgtagaaagatgcgcgtggttgagatctgctccaccaggtgccgcaacggcCCCAGCCGCTCCcaatctttcagtgaactcaacaAATTATAAATATTTACACTGAACGTAACTGGCCCTTAACTTAAGTAGAGTTGTACTCCGATGTCACATGCATGCGATAAAGGTATCAGCTTGAACCAGAACCATTGATTTCACATTTTCAGAAGGCTCTTTATAAATAttcttaaaaccggaagtaagcgctcgaccggatatgcttggagGAAAAGCAAGAGTGGTGCCACTCGATGATGTGCCACTGATAAGAACGCAGATGACTTCTCGCGATGAATGTGTCCgctgcggtggtacagcggttacgccgcttggctgctgacctgaacggtgcaggttcgatcccagctgcggtggtcgcatttcgattaaTGCGAAACGCTGGAGGTCCgtgtacaggtgccccaaaaaTAATCGGAGCAAGTGAGCTATGGCCAGAATAGGTGAAGCTGCGTACAAGCGCGCTCTAAAAGCAGATGCACCATAGATAGCGATAGTGCGTCAGAGCATTTGGATTACCCATCTAGATATTTTGATGCTCGCTTTGTCGCCGGCTCGAGCGAAGTCAcgctgctaccatcactgctcgtTAGGAGCGCTTTCAATGCTCTATGTATTTGCTTCCTgcgtccttaaaaaaaaaaaaaaaaagacttcgaaAGCGCGTTTTGTGCTTGGCCAGGAATGCCACCCATTTTCGTCCCTGACGAGCAGTGTGATGGTAGAGGCTCGGCTTCGCTTGAATATTGGGATGCGTAAGCCAAATGTGCCGGCGCATTCTCCCTATCTGTGGCGCATCTGCTGATAGAgcgcgcttgcatgcagttttGCTTAGTTTGGCCACAGCTAGGCATCAGgactttgcgatgtcagtgcacggtaagaaacgccaggtggtcgaaacaaTATCCGggtccctccactacggcgtctctcagctTCGGTCGCTATGGGACGTCAAGCTCCATAACCCATCTAACCAACGAACCACGATGATTGTAGAAGTGAATGCTGATAGCATTTAATCAGTTAAAtgacccctaaaccactccgagttaaAATATGACAGAATGCTTGCTTTCTCGCCTCCCTAGAGGCGCTGTCTCCTTCTCAGCCCTTATTTATTCATAAAACACGCGGTTGATGTCAGCACTAAGAGTTGAGCCTATATATAAAATtttgcgcttttcggctacacctTTATCTCTGTTTGCGCCGTCGAAAACGCACAATACGAACAGAAATCACTTCATCGTGCACGATAGTCTCTACGATAGTCTCTCGAGTCAAGGAAGAACGGACGTGCTACCGCATGGCAAAGGAGAGTAGGGGACAATTCACAACTTGATATCGCTCGTATGTGGACCAATAGCGAGCTTACTTCCTCACGACGTCGCGTGAACGGACTGCTGGCTTCTCGAATTCTGCCGGAAAGATCGCAAACGCCGGGAGAGGAAAGACTCACAAAGGTCCTTTATGCATTAGCCTAAAACGACTTGAAGACGAAAGCTATCtccttttcttttcagtcgatgtttTGGTCCTCCCACGGCCCCCTCCGAAATGTTTccacacctaacgtggttttgcatttcgTCCAGGATGAGAGGTGTTGCGAGCTTTGTGCGCCTGATCTGGTAACGCACTGCCAAACGACAGTgcaatgtgatgacgtcgtcacgtgaagtcatgatggcgtcacaaacttTGGCGACTTGAGACGTCagagtcgtgttgacgccgagggacgccgagggtcaactttcgcgtttgattaaCCATCTAATGCTTTGCATAATTAATGTGCGCATTaattgtattttcagaggttctTTGGATTACCAGGTTAGCAAATTAACAACCAAGATTAACAGCTCAATATGACGGCACCGAAACCCACCCGTAAAATAGTATATACGACAATATACTTTACAGACATGGCCTCCTGCCAGCGAATGTACTCACGTGCTTCCTGTTTCACCCGCGCAGGCGGCAGCACCGTAGCTGGTGGGGAGGCGTCGACGAAGACGATGACCTGGAcgacgaagaagacgaagaagacgaggAGTCCTCGGAGGAAGACACCGACCTGGACGACGTCGAGTCGGGACCCAACTCGCAAGAGCTCGAGCGGCTCTTGTGACTGCTGTGGCCGAGCGCCGCTCACTTCAAAGTTCCACAGGGCGGCGCTGGGCGGCGCTGTACCTGCTCCGCTGATGTCACCCGCTACTGAAGAGACTCGCTGGAGGGATGAAAGATAAAGAATATTAGCAATGGCGGGTAAGCGAAAGAATAACAACAAAAGCGTTCTTACGCGCCAGAATCATGCTATTATACAAAACCGTTTAATTAAAGCGGCCCTGCACCACTTTTTGAGCGTAGTCAGAAAACGCTGtggatcggtagtcgaggctcctgagagcaaGTGAGCCGTACTTTATAGCTGcaacacgcggcctggaattcccaattaattctcaaagctaaaaatcgttccctcttccctCTGCAAAttatgccataaacccaaatggtCGCGCCATAAACTAAAATTCCACGAtctttggctgatttgagcatcatgactGCATAGTTACCGCTGCGGCCGCGGGGTGGTGCGACGTGCTCGTGCTCTCACTTGCTATCCCACAGAAATTAAGACACGCGTTGGAAGATAAAAACAAAAGGTGAACGCtccaggtcatgacgcgcgcgtgacgtaactttcatcccccgtgccatccctgccTGCTTAGCTGCGAGCGCCTTCGTTGAGACGAGAGAAGGGAGAAAGCGCTTACAGCGTGCtacaaatctctgtaactgcactcgtacttgacggattgtaaaaaaaatttgcggcagttgattcgggaggcaataaactcctttaatgaagccgttAAAAGGTTACTTAGAaaagttgcagggcccctttaagttacgGGAAAGTGTACGTTGGCCATACCCGGAGATGCGTTAACGATATACATAGCATGGTGACCATAAAGTTTCCGACAACATTTAATAGagcgaactctggcgctgcgatcgttcattcacgatgggaatgatgggtagtagtgGTACATAAACTTGCCTAGTCTTCGCGCTTGCAACTTCGAATGCACTTTCGGTTTTGTTTATGTTGTGTTTTGGCTATTGTTTCGGAATATGAATGACTCGATGTGAACCTCGCGAGCGGATTTGCATTCGTCAGCGCAAAATTGTCAAGATGGTAAAATATGACAAGTGAACTttcgctgaacttcgtcttgtggcaaagcggctgcaggccacacggtgCGACACGGAATCGAAAGAAGGATGCTTAGGCAAATCCACGTGCTACCCATGATTCTCGTGCCGGCTCAAgcatcatgcgttgcagctcccatagacgctaGCGTCAGACCTCCCTCGAGTACATGATTATGAAGCTGACAATTTGAAGAATGTCCATGAAGGAAAAGACTGAAAGATTTGTAGCTACCCATTGTCGAAACTGTGAGGATCGCTAACCCGACCTGgaacaaattttttattctttatttaatATTATCAATCCCTATTACCAACGCCGTCTTCAAAATCCCACTCCCCATCGTCTACGTCGGTCACTTCATCGTCGCTCCATACACGCGGGACCGCAAACTTGTCGGGTAGGTCGTCGTCGCCAATAAAGGCTTCAACCAGTTCTTCTTGTGTTTTATTTTCACCCAGTTCAATCCGTCACTAGTTTCCCGCCACAGTGTTATCGGCCGGTGGGAAACTCGGTGGCGGCTTCTCCTCGGCGCGGTGGCGGCTGGCTATCCTTAGCACACGTGGAGCGCAACCTggcggttgctatgacaacggcgCAGCAGAATTTTGTTAACAGACGTCTTAATGCCAGCTTCAACAGTTTCGTTGGTAATAAATACGTTTTTTTAAAAAGCCTACGCGGACAGATATCCCACTT comes from Rhipicephalus sanguineus isolate Rsan-2018 chromosome 7, BIME_Rsan_1.4, whole genome shotgun sequence and encodes:
- the LOC119400221 gene encoding zinc finger Ran-binding domain-containing protein 2, with the protein product MRSFWIFWRRKHKVGQPRCEEDAHELCENDASCDADGRHRRFFLKPRSSGDGPRPATVRVDSSSSSDDDEDDEDEDEYEDEYDYEEEDDDECLTCNVCERSFPSARRLSRHQQRKRHFGCPVCDAIFLPHSPSRTTGEPWSTGRRTMTMKTHRSRIRGGSTVAGGEASTKTMTWTTKKTKKTRSPRRKTPTWTTSSRDPTRKSSSGSCDCCGRAPLTSKFHRAALGGAVPAPLMSPATEETRWRDER